The following proteins come from a genomic window of Natrinema saccharevitans:
- a CDS encoding HalOD1 output domain-containing protein produces the protein MNTPAGSIDALEIVDSMHAVEFDPDAGLFRATYDRTRDRSSLAVVAAVAVASSTTPVDLAPLHTAVETAALDSLFPGSVDDAEPARISFPYEGFEVTVSGTGAIELDSQGEQPAANAPDGTTGVSSGTR, from the coding sequence ATGAATACGCCAGCAGGCTCGATCGATGCCCTCGAGATCGTCGACTCGATGCACGCCGTGGAGTTCGATCCCGACGCGGGGCTGTTCCGGGCGACGTACGATCGGACCCGCGATCGGTCGAGCCTCGCCGTCGTCGCAGCGGTCGCGGTCGCGAGCAGCACCACTCCGGTCGATCTGGCGCCGCTCCACACCGCCGTCGAGACGGCCGCGCTCGATTCCCTCTTTCCGGGGTCGGTCGACGACGCGGAACCGGCTCGGATTTCGTTTCCCTACGAGGGGTTCGAGGTGACGGTGTCCGGCACTGGCGCGATCGAGCTCGATTCACAGGGGGAGCAGCCGGCGGCGAACGCCCCGGACGGGACCACGGGTGTCTCGAGTGGGACCCGATAG
- a CDS encoding helix-turn-helix domain-containing protein, with the protein MAIEASFTIDRTEFPLTAVFEAFPDATIELDRVVPTDDAVVPYFWISAAGIDELTADLSEDEGIETVKIIDRLEAQLFVRIDWNLDYASVLTGLVETDVTLLSGFGDSENWTFEVRSADQAAVAEFQTYCRANDIPVRLAQLHALSPLESDGEYDLTEGQRTALVLAYSRGYFDSPRKATQADLADELDISRQAVSSRLQRGLRRLVASSLITG; encoded by the coding sequence ATGGCTATCGAGGCGTCGTTCACCATCGACCGGACCGAGTTCCCGTTGACCGCCGTCTTCGAGGCGTTCCCCGACGCGACCATCGAACTGGACCGAGTCGTCCCGACGGACGACGCCGTCGTTCCCTACTTCTGGATTTCCGCGGCCGGGATCGACGAGTTGACGGCCGATCTGAGCGAGGACGAGGGGATCGAGACGGTCAAAATAATCGACCGACTGGAGGCGCAACTGTTCGTCCGCATCGACTGGAACCTGGACTACGCGAGCGTCCTCACCGGACTCGTCGAGACCGACGTGACGCTCCTCTCTGGGTTCGGCGACAGCGAGAACTGGACGTTCGAAGTCAGAAGCGCCGACCAAGCGGCGGTCGCCGAGTTCCAGACGTACTGCCGTGCGAACGACATTCCGGTTCGGCTCGCGCAACTACACGCGCTCTCGCCGCTCGAGTCGGACGGCGAATACGATCTCACCGAGGGCCAGCGGACCGCGCTGGTACTGGCCTACTCCCGGGGCTACTTCGACTCGCCGCGGAAGGCCACGCAGGCCGATCTCGCCGACGAACTCGACATCAGCCGGCAAGCGGTGTCCTCGCGGCTGCAACGCGGGCTGCGGCGACTCGTCGCGAGTTCGCTGATAACGGGGTGA
- a CDS encoding SHOCT domain-containing protein, which yields MSGPEGIGREPAGDDPWTRLRENATGIVSLLVTAIWLGAMFTGQDWWLAALLVGYIAVVPLVAILFGDEADREEWADDYLSSDDADRSEPTADTETSPRDALETLRERYAAGELSDEQFERKLERLLDTETLEDAQEWTRERDRRDDAVRDRDLEYDR from the coding sequence ATGAGCGGACCCGAGGGAATCGGCCGCGAACCGGCCGGCGACGATCCGTGGACCCGACTCCGCGAGAACGCCACGGGGATCGTCTCGTTGCTCGTGACGGCGATCTGGCTGGGGGCGATGTTCACCGGACAGGACTGGTGGCTCGCGGCGTTGCTCGTCGGCTACATCGCCGTCGTCCCGCTGGTGGCGATCCTGTTCGGCGACGAGGCCGACCGCGAGGAGTGGGCCGACGACTACCTCTCGTCGGATGACGCCGACCGATCCGAGCCGACGGCCGACACCGAGACGAGCCCGCGCGACGCCCTCGAGACGCTGCGCGAGCGCTACGCCGCGGGGGAACTGAGCGACGAGCAGTTCGAGCGCAAACTCGAGCGGCTGCTGGACACGGAGACGCTCGAGGACGCCCAGGAGTGGACGCGGGAGCGCGACCGGCGTGACGACGCGGTTCGCGATCGGGACCTCGAGTACGATCGCTGA
- the mnhG gene encoding monovalent cation/H(+) antiporter subunit G: MIHAAVVIALIAIGVFFLTVGTIGLLRLPNVYNRMHATSKPTTLGTAAIFLAGFVEFGPGSEGLTALIGIGFLFLTVPTGTHMIARAAEQIGVPFLGSVTWPDPDAVERPDRTERTDEAEPGDD, encoded by the coding sequence ATGATCCACGCCGCCGTCGTCATCGCCCTGATCGCTATCGGGGTCTTCTTCCTGACCGTCGGGACGATCGGATTGCTTCGCCTGCCCAACGTCTACAACCGGATGCACGCCACGAGCAAGCCCACGACGCTCGGCACCGCCGCGATCTTCCTGGCCGGCTTCGTCGAGTTCGGCCCCGGCTCGGAGGGACTGACCGCCCTCATCGGCATCGGCTTCCTGTTCCTGACGGTGCCGACGGGCACCCACATGATCGCCCGGGCCGCAGAACAGATCGGCGTCCCGTTCCTCGGGAGCGTCACCTGGCCCGATCCCGACGCCGTCGAACGACCCGACCGCACCGAGCGAACGGACGAGGCCGAGCCGGGCGACGATTGA
- a CDS encoding monovalent cation/H+ antiporter complex subunit F, with protein MTESDPAVLETAIRAALVVVSALCVACGYRVIRGPTNPDRVIALDAIATNVIAIAVLFALLTGRGLFITVSLVLAIIGFIATVAVAKFVTDGEVIE; from the coding sequence ATGACTGAGAGCGATCCCGCCGTCCTCGAGACGGCGATCCGGGCCGCGCTCGTCGTGGTCAGTGCCCTCTGTGTCGCCTGTGGCTACCGGGTGATCCGCGGGCCGACGAACCCGGACCGGGTGATCGCGCTCGATGCCATCGCGACCAACGTCATCGCGATCGCGGTCCTCTTCGCGCTGCTGACCGGCCGGGGCCTCTTTATCACGGTGAGCCTCGTGCTGGCGATCATCGGCTTCATCGCGACCGTCGCCGTCGCCAAGTTCGTCACCGACGGGGAGGTGATCGAATGA
- a CDS encoding Na+/H+ antiporter subunit E, which translates to MRVRTWPVVGVVFAVLWVFVVGQPLTPISLVRGFLAGLIVGLPIAYVFRRLYGRRLDLGRGLRALPYAGLYLGAFTRELLRANVDVAYRVLSPGMPIEPEVILVPLRVESDVAVTVIANSITITPGTVTLDYDDETNALYVHGVDGRNPEAIAEPIRTWEDYALELFDENASPDDEPRSIVVSGGERDSTADRQRGGVGDD; encoded by the coding sequence ATGAGAGTTCGCACCTGGCCGGTCGTCGGCGTCGTCTTCGCCGTCCTGTGGGTGTTCGTCGTCGGCCAGCCGCTGACGCCGATCTCGCTCGTTCGGGGCTTTCTGGCGGGACTGATCGTCGGGCTGCCGATCGCGTACGTGTTCCGCCGGCTCTACGGCCGACGACTCGATCTCGGGCGTGGCCTTCGTGCGCTCCCCTACGCCGGGCTCTATCTGGGGGCGTTCACGCGGGAACTCCTCCGGGCGAACGTCGACGTCGCCTACCGGGTCCTCTCGCCGGGGATGCCGATCGAGCCCGAGGTGATCCTGGTGCCGCTGCGGGTCGAGTCCGACGTCGCGGTCACGGTCATCGCCAACAGCATCACGATCACGCCCGGGACCGTGACCCTGGACTACGACGACGAGACCAACGCCCTGTACGTCCACGGCGTCGACGGCCGGAACCCCGAGGCGATCGCCGAGCCGATCCGGACCTGGGAGGACTACGCCCTCGAACTGTTCGACGAGAACGCATCGCCCGACGACGAACCACGTTCGATCGTCGTCTCCGGCGGGGAAAGGGATAGTACGGCGGACCGCCAACGGGGAGGTGTCGGCGATGACTGA
- a CDS encoding complex I subunit 5 family protein, giving the protein MTTTLTATPVGTESQLVIAPMLIVLVAAAATLFLGRHPRARAAVSLAAGVAYGLAVAAIDWYIVLAPSAPGIATYQVGDWPAPFGITLVADGLSAFMLTMVAVLGIGSLVFSTRRLPGGEGRSYYFPLFHFLALGVTGAFLTGDLFNLFVWFEVMLMASYVFVAYSGGPQHTRAAFWYVALNLLASAVFLLGVGGIYATTGTLNMADLAQRLADPAAYGLEPVPVVGLLGMLLSVFAIKAGLVPFQFWIPTAYRAAPPQITALLAGATKKVGIYAIIRLSFTVFAGAEVAVDLPLPVVDAAIAGDSPLPFVGAALLVMGAGSILVGGIGAVGRDSMEGVFAYSSIGQVGFIAVPVGIAATTVDPALREFAIIAALVFALNHTLAKGLLFLAVGTVRSATGTSRFTDLGGLAGRSPPLAIAVFIASLALVGIPPLSGFFGKFLVFDVAARARAGPVIVLLLVGSLLTIAYATRMWNRSFWGARTDAVDAATIDPVQVGVLAVLAATIVVVGIGFDPVYEFAETAAEAALDTDAYVDAVDPQEVSDLDGSSGGDH; this is encoded by the coding sequence ATGACGACGACGCTGACCGCGACGCCGGTCGGAACCGAATCACAGCTCGTGATCGCGCCGATGCTGATCGTCCTGGTCGCGGCCGCCGCGACGCTGTTTCTCGGCCGCCACCCCCGGGCTCGAGCGGCCGTGAGCCTCGCGGCCGGCGTCGCCTACGGGCTCGCCGTGGCGGCGATCGACTGGTATATCGTCCTCGCGCCCTCGGCGCCGGGGATCGCGACCTACCAGGTCGGCGACTGGCCGGCCCCCTTCGGGATCACGCTGGTCGCGGACGGCCTCTCGGCGTTCATGCTGACGATGGTCGCCGTGCTGGGGATCGGATCGTTGGTCTTCTCCACTCGTCGGCTCCCCGGCGGGGAAGGCCGTAGTTACTACTTCCCGCTCTTTCACTTCCTCGCGCTGGGCGTGACGGGCGCGTTCCTCACCGGCGACCTTTTTAACCTCTTCGTCTGGTTCGAGGTCATGCTGATGGCCAGCTACGTCTTCGTCGCCTACAGCGGCGGCCCCCAGCACACCCGCGCCGCGTTCTGGTACGTCGCGTTGAACCTGCTTGCGAGCGCCGTCTTCCTGCTCGGGGTCGGCGGGATCTACGCGACGACCGGCACGCTCAACATGGCCGATCTCGCCCAGCGGCTCGCCGACCCCGCGGCCTACGGCCTCGAGCCCGTGCCCGTCGTCGGCCTGCTCGGCATGCTCCTGTCGGTGTTTGCCATCAAGGCCGGTCTGGTCCCCTTCCAGTTCTGGATCCCGACGGCCTACCGGGCCGCGCCGCCCCAGATCACCGCCCTGCTGGCCGGCGCGACCAAGAAGGTCGGCATCTACGCGATCATCCGGCTTTCCTTTACCGTCTTCGCCGGTGCCGAGGTCGCCGTCGACCTCCCGCTGCCGGTCGTCGACGCCGCGATCGCCGGCGACTCGCCGCTGCCGTTCGTCGGCGCGGCGCTGCTCGTCATGGGCGCCGGCAGTATCCTCGTCGGCGGGATCGGGGCCGTCGGCCGCGACTCCATGGAGGGCGTGTTCGCCTACTCGAGCATCGGACAGGTCGGGTTCATCGCCGTCCCGGTCGGGATCGCGGCGACGACGGTCGATCCGGCGCTTCGCGAGTTCGCGATCATCGCCGCGCTGGTGTTCGCGCTGAATCACACGCTGGCGAAGGGATTGCTCTTTCTCGCGGTCGGGACCGTGCGCTCGGCGACGGGGACGAGCCGCTTTACCGATCTCGGCGGGCTGGCCGGCCGGTCGCCGCCGCTGGCGATCGCGGTCTTTATCGCCTCGCTCGCGCTCGTCGGCATCCCGCCGCTGTCGGGCTTTTTCGGTAAGTTCCTCGTCTTCGACGTCGCGGCGCGGGCGCGGGCCGGCCCCGTCATCGTCCTCCTGCTGGTCGGCTCGCTGTTGACCATCGCGTACGCGACCCGCATGTGGAACCGGAGCTTCTGGGGCGCTCGGACCGACGCCGTCGACGCGGCGACGATCGACCCGGTTCAGGTCGGCGTCCTCGCGGTTCTGGCGGCGACCATCGTCGTGGTCGGGATCGGCTTCGATCCCGTCTACGAGTTCGCGGAAACGGCCGCGGAGGCCGCCCTCGACACCGATGCCTACGTCGACGCGGTCGACCCACAGGAAGTGAGCGATCTCGACGGCTCGAGCGGGGGTGACCACTAA
- a CDS encoding sodium:proton antiporter: MTAIALAAAVGALFALGTFLLLRRDLIRVVWGLAIISQAANVYLLAMGGIAPATADSVPVLAGHGEGVPETADPLVQALVLTAIVIGFGMTAFALVLSYRVYEEHDTLDVTELGDRE, encoded by the coding sequence ATGACCGCGATCGCCCTGGCGGCCGCGGTCGGCGCGCTGTTCGCGCTGGGAACGTTCCTGCTCCTGCGGCGGGATCTGATCCGGGTCGTCTGGGGGCTGGCGATCATCAGTCAGGCCGCGAACGTCTACCTGCTGGCGATGGGCGGGATCGCGCCGGCGACCGCCGACTCGGTGCCGGTACTCGCCGGTCACGGCGAGGGCGTGCCGGAGACGGCCGATCCGCTGGTTCAGGCGCTGGTGTTGACCGCGATCGTCATCGGCTTCGGCATGACGGCGTTCGCGCTCGTGCTGTCGTATCGGGTCTACGAGGAACACGACACGTTGGACGTGACGGAACTGGGTGATCGCGAATGA
- a CDS encoding MnhB domain-containing protein — MTTVIMRTTARAIVPIVLVVAISLFVEGHNLPGGGFIGGVLTVTAFGIVYMAFGLDFLERGVLGREVDPGKGPSRDRVVLAYRRLFAYGFAIAVASGLAPLVFDRPFLTQTFVMLEGVPIYDHLEVASALAFDFGVYCVVVGGLLTILSVVGAE; from the coding sequence GTGACGACGGTCATCATGCGGACGACCGCGCGGGCGATCGTCCCGATCGTCCTCGTCGTCGCGATCTCGTTGTTCGTCGAGGGGCACAACCTGCCCGGCGGCGGGTTCATCGGCGGCGTCCTCACGGTGACGGCGTTCGGGATCGTCTACATGGCGTTCGGACTGGACTTCCTGGAGCGGGGGGTCCTCGGCCGCGAGGTCGATCCCGGGAAGGGGCCCTCGCGGGACCGCGTCGTACTGGCGTATCGCCGCCTGTTCGCATACGGCTTCGCGATCGCGGTCGCGAGCGGCCTCGCCCCGCTGGTCTTCGACCGTCCCTTCCTGACCCAGACGTTCGTCATGCTCGAGGGAGTCCCGATCTACGACCACCTCGAGGTCGCGAGCGCGCTGGCCTTCGACTTCGGGGTCTACTGCGTCGTCGTCGGTGGACTGCTCACGATCCTCTCGGTGGTGGGTGCCGAATGA
- the mbhE gene encoding hydrogen gas-evolving membrane-bound hydrogenase subunit E: MSPDLAVVVAAVALPFVAAALTPLAFRVFGERTGFLGTAVALASFGLLATQYGTEGSVALEWIPSLNVALQFYVDGWALLFAMLATGIGALVFTYSPAYMHGQAGLPRYYAALLAFMGSIVGVALAADLIAVFLFWELTSLASFVLIGYYTADDSSQYAARMAMFITVGGGLFLLVGLLLLSIVAGDVLGPGAAFDLATMLENPDTMRNALRERGLFLPVLGLLAIGAGTKSAQVPVHFWLPNAMAAPTPVSAFLHSATMVKVGVYFIGRVRPMLVGEEWLFLFATLGLTTMTVCAIMAVAATDIKELLAYSTASHLGLMVAGFGFTSVYGAETGVFHLLNHALFKAALFLVAGIVAHEAGTREIEELGGLRHDLPVTAAITGVVALSMAGIPPFNGFYSKELLFEAAVEASHHHEIGVLGWLYPAVAVFGSIFTVLYSLRFLSLFVGERPDALGHVHRPPVSLLAPPAVLALLAAAVSVDPQRAVDLVVQSGLEATAVDPHAMHVGLPTSYSTPVGMSAVTIGAGVLAYPAYGRIHDGVRAGLKAVPPIRANWWYDRVVEGLSDEGRAFAEWVHNGHLRTYATWTLAATCALALAGFVAAGAIVPTTMGLEVTVPIALVLLVAVIGAVAVARADTHIAGILTLSILGFMIAIFYILASAPDLALTQLVVETLVLVIFLLVVEEIPERYEIEVGRVARDAALSVAVGATVFVTILVTTDARPDGPTEIARAYAEQAVPGGGGTNIVNVTLVDFRGFDTLGELAVIALASISILTLIVMRGRGDASSAGDDGSRADSSVGGPTVDDAADAGTDGGPSGGEDA; this comes from the coding sequence ATGTCTCCCGACCTGGCGGTCGTCGTCGCCGCGGTCGCGTTGCCGTTCGTCGCGGCAGCACTGACGCCGCTTGCGTTCCGCGTTTTCGGAGAGCGAACCGGGTTCCTCGGGACCGCCGTCGCGCTGGCGTCGTTCGGGCTGCTCGCCACGCAGTACGGCACCGAGGGAAGCGTCGCCCTCGAGTGGATCCCGTCGTTGAACGTCGCGCTCCAGTTCTACGTGGACGGCTGGGCGCTGCTGTTCGCGATGCTTGCCACCGGCATCGGCGCGCTCGTGTTCACCTACTCGCCGGCGTACATGCACGGTCAGGCCGGCCTCCCGCGATACTACGCCGCGCTGCTCGCGTTCATGGGGTCGATCGTCGGCGTCGCGCTGGCCGCCGATCTGATCGCGGTCTTTCTCTTCTGGGAACTCACGAGCCTCGCGTCGTTCGTCCTGATCGGCTACTACACCGCCGACGACTCCTCGCAGTACGCCGCCCGGATGGCCATGTTCATCACCGTCGGCGGCGGCCTGTTCCTGCTCGTCGGCCTCCTCTTGCTCTCGATCGTCGCCGGCGACGTCCTCGGCCCGGGGGCCGCGTTCGACCTCGCGACGATGCTCGAGAACCCCGATACCATGCGCAACGCCTTGCGGGAGCGGGGGCTGTTCCTCCCGGTGCTCGGCCTGCTCGCGATCGGCGCGGGCACCAAGTCCGCGCAGGTGCCGGTCCACTTCTGGCTGCCCAACGCGATGGCGGCCCCGACGCCGGTCTCCGCCTTCCTCCACTCGGCGACGATGGTCAAGGTGGGCGTCTACTTCATCGGTCGCGTCCGGCCCATGCTCGTCGGCGAGGAGTGGCTCTTTCTCTTCGCGACGCTCGGGCTGACGACGATGACCGTCTGTGCGATCATGGCGGTCGCCGCGACCGACATCAAGGAACTGCTCGCCTACTCGACCGCGAGCCACCTCGGACTGATGGTCGCCGGCTTCGGCTTCACGTCCGTTTACGGCGCTGAAACCGGCGTCTTCCACCTCCTCAACCACGCGCTGTTCAAGGCCGCACTCTTCCTCGTCGCCGGCATCGTCGCCCACGAGGCAGGGACCCGCGAAATCGAGGAGCTCGGTGGGCTCCGTCACGACCTCCCCGTCACGGCGGCGATCACGGGCGTCGTCGCGCTCAGCATGGCCGGCATCCCGCCCTTCAACGGCTTCTACTCCAAGGAACTGCTCTTCGAGGCCGCCGTCGAGGCGAGCCACCACCACGAGATCGGCGTGCTGGGCTGGCTCTATCCAGCCGTCGCCGTCTTCGGCAGTATCTTCACCGTCCTCTACTCGCTGCGCTTTCTCTCCCTGTTCGTCGGCGAGCGACCCGACGCGCTCGGCCACGTCCACCGCCCGCCGGTGAGCCTACTCGCCCCGCCGGCCGTCCTCGCGCTGCTGGCCGCGGCCGTCAGCGTCGACCCGCAGCGAGCGGTCGACCTCGTCGTCCAGTCGGGGCTCGAGGCGACGGCGGTCGACCCCCACGCGATGCACGTCGGCCTGCCGACTTCGTACTCGACACCGGTCGGGATGAGCGCGGTCACGATCGGGGCCGGCGTCCTCGCGTACCCGGCCTACGGACGGATCCACGACGGCGTCCGGGCGGGGCTGAAAGCGGTCCCGCCGATCCGCGCGAACTGGTGGTACGACCGCGTCGTCGAGGGTCTCTCCGACGAGGGGCGAGCGTTCGCGGAGTGGGTCCACAACGGCCACCTCCGGACGTACGCGACGTGGACGCTGGCGGCGACCTGCGCGCTGGCTCTCGCCGGATTCGTCGCCGCCGGTGCCATCGTCCCGACGACGATGGGACTCGAGGTCACGGTCCCGATCGCGCTGGTGTTGCTCGTGGCGGTGATCGGCGCGGTCGCGGTCGCACGCGCCGACACCCACATCGCCGGGATCCTCACGCTCTCGATCCTCGGCTTCATGATCGCCATCTTCTACATCCTCGCGAGCGCGCCCGACCTCGCGCTGACCCAACTGGTCGTCGAGACGCTCGTGCTGGTGATCTTCCTGCTGGTCGTCGAGGAGATCCCCGAACGCTACGAGATCGAGGTCGGGCGGGTCGCCCGCGACGCCGCCCTCTCGGTCGCCGTCGGCGCGACCGTCTTCGTGACGATTCTGGTCACGACCGACGCCCGGCCCGACGGCCCGACCGAGATCGCCCGCGCCTACGCCGAGCAGGCGGTTCCGGGCGGCGGCGGGACCAACATCGTCAACGTGACGCTGGTCGACTTCCGCGGCTTCGACACGCTCGGCGAACTCGCCGTGATCGCGCTCGCCTCGATCTCGATCCTGACGCTGATCGTCATGCGCGGTCGCGGCGACGCGAGTTCCGCCGGCGACGACGGATCCCGCGCCGACTCGAGCGTCGGCGGACCGACCGTCGACGACGCCGCCGACGCCGGCACCGACGGCGGCCCCAGCGGAGGTGAGGATGCGTGA
- a CDS encoding tRNA uridine(34) 5-carboxymethylaminomethyl modification radical SAM/GNAT enzyme Elp3 has translation MSTETPEPTETEAFERVCETLVERILAGEIERDEVEKAKLEACSEHSAPKVPKNSELLDYAPEEHREDLQAVLQRKPVRTASGVSPVAIMTSPERCPHGKCLYCPGGPDSEFSSSQSYTGEEPAAARGVQNDYDPYGQVTLRLEQLRQIGHPVDKVELILMGGTMTARSHDYQEWFVKRALEAMNDYDVDKEPEPAQGVSFAEDPEEYEFAYLEDVITENETADVRNIGTTFETKPDWCDPEQIDRMLELGGTKVEVGVQTTFERINREMHRGHGAQASIDANRRLRDSAFKVGFHMMPGQPGMSKEMCLEDFRRLFEEEQWKPDYLKIYPTLVVRGTATYDWWHKDEYEPLGNDEAAELIAEIKDMIPRYTRLQRVQRDIPADFIDAGVWKSNLRQLARQRMDEHGWSCDCIRCREAGMHDDEPETVELDVLRYEACGGTEHFISVEDFEKDLLVGFCRLRFPNDPVRPELENAALVRELHVYGSEVAVGSEPRSGSENASGQGPRAGETDQHQHQGYGRRLMERAEDLAADAGYDKLSVISGIGAREYYRNKLGYHQDGPYVSKRL, from the coding sequence GTGAGTACCGAGACGCCAGAACCGACCGAAACCGAAGCGTTCGAGCGGGTCTGTGAGACGCTCGTCGAGCGGATCCTCGCCGGCGAGATCGAGCGCGACGAGGTCGAGAAAGCGAAGCTCGAGGCCTGCTCGGAACACTCGGCACCCAAGGTGCCGAAAAACTCCGAGTTGCTGGACTACGCGCCCGAAGAACACCGCGAGGACCTGCAAGCGGTGTTACAGCGCAAACCGGTCCGAACGGCCTCCGGCGTCTCGCCGGTCGCGATCATGACCTCGCCCGAGCGCTGTCCCCACGGGAAGTGTCTCTACTGTCCCGGCGGCCCCGACTCGGAGTTCTCGAGCTCCCAGAGCTACACGGGCGAGGAGCCCGCCGCGGCCCGCGGCGTCCAGAACGATTACGACCCGTACGGACAGGTCACGCTCCGACTCGAGCAGCTGCGCCAGATCGGCCACCCCGTCGACAAGGTCGAACTCATCCTGATGGGCGGGACGATGACCGCCCGGAGCCACGACTACCAGGAGTGGTTCGTCAAGCGAGCCCTCGAGGCGATGAACGACTACGACGTCGACAAGGAGCCCGAGCCGGCCCAGGGCGTTAGCTTCGCCGAGGACCCCGAGGAGTACGAGTTCGCGTACCTCGAGGACGTCATCACCGAGAACGAGACGGCGGACGTCCGCAACATCGGGACGACCTTCGAGACCAAGCCCGACTGGTGCGATCCGGAACAGATCGACCGGATGCTCGAGCTGGGCGGGACGAAAGTCGAGGTCGGCGTCCAGACGACCTTCGAGCGGATCAACCGGGAGATGCACCGGGGCCACGGCGCGCAGGCGTCGATCGACGCCAACCGACGGCTCCGGGACTCGGCGTTCAAGGTCGGCTTTCACATGATGCCCGGCCAGCCGGGGATGTCCAAGGAGATGTGTCTCGAGGACTTCCGGCGGCTCTTCGAGGAGGAGCAGTGGAAACCCGACTACCTGAAGATCTACCCGACGCTGGTCGTGCGCGGCACCGCGACCTACGACTGGTGGCACAAGGACGAGTACGAGCCGCTCGGAAACGACGAGGCCGCGGAGCTGATCGCGGAGATCAAGGACATGATCCCCCGGTACACGCGGCTCCAGCGCGTCCAGCGCGACATCCCCGCGGACTTCATCGACGCCGGGGTCTGGAAGTCGAACCTCCGCCAGCTCGCCCGCCAGCGGATGGACGAGCACGGCTGGTCCTGCGACTGCATCCGCTGTCGCGAGGCCGGGATGCACGACGACGAGCCCGAAACCGTCGAACTCGACGTGCTGCGCTACGAGGCCTGTGGCGGCACCGAACACTTCATTTCCGTCGAGGACTTCGAGAAGGACCTGCTGGTCGGCTTCTGTCGGCTCCGGTTCCCGAACGACCCCGTTCGGCCGGAACTCGAGAACGCGGCGTTAGTCCGTGAACTCCACGTCTACGGCTCCGAGGTCGCGGTGGGTAGCGAGCCGCGAAGCGGCTCGGAAAACGCGAGCGGGCAGGGTCCGCGAGCGGGCGAGACGGACCAACATCAGCACCAGGGCTACGGCCGCCGGCTGATGGAGCGGGCCGAGGACCTCGCGGCCGACGCCGGCTACGACAAGCTGAGCGTGATTTCGGGGATCGGCGCGCGGGAGTACTACCGGAACAAACTCGGCTACCACCAGGACGGCCCGTACGTGAGCAAGCGGCTCTAG
- a CDS encoding nickel-binding protein, giving the protein MTNYDVLREFEAGITNEQLEQAVERSGETIEELRNRGVPMSYLGSQTFLNEDGSIGATMCRYDADSEATLREHSERAGLAVSDIFVVGPPHAGTAPKTGGTSKSA; this is encoded by the coding sequence ATGACTAACTACGACGTATTGCGCGAGTTCGAGGCGGGAATCACAAACGAGCAGTTGGAGCAGGCAGTTGAACGTTCGGGCGAAACCATCGAGGAACTCCGAAATAGGGGGGTACCGATGTCGTATCTCGGCTCCCAGACGTTCCTCAACGAGGATGGATCGATCGGCGCGACGATGTGTCGGTACGACGCGGACTCCGAAGCGACCCTCCGCGAACACAGTGAGCGGGCCGGTCTCGCCGTGAGCGACATCTTCGTGGTCGGCCCCCCGCACGCCGGGACGGCCCCGAAGACCGGCGGCACGTCGAAGTCGGCCTAA